The following coding sequences are from one Candidatus Bathyarchaeota archaeon window:
- a CDS encoding radical SAM protein, whose product MPSTKAPLFMVTWRCTRRCVGSCLYCSYTPEYAKDYELDTKAAKKMVDEIHEFGSPWFGISGGEPLVREDIFDVIAYAKKEYGMEVSLITSGFAFDQDRLDKLVKHEVHTAVSVDGTRESNDIIRRKGSYDKAIHAMEKLSENGILDCVVTTMTKYNIKDMAHPAALGEKYNARMVVYHNLVPVGRAGSNMPDLAPTADEYEEAFNEIYDLQVKLANKVKINVYAPFYARIVRQRNPVDFWDWFQNGFLGRCTIGGNYISVTENGDYRSCGFHEGYRLGNVKDKKLTTAWNELQQSDLHLKLRDKTNIKGRCGVCEYREICGGCRTRAEYYTGDLFESDPACNYIPKVLRDNPNYLNELKEQQKA is encoded by the coding sequence ATGCCTAGTACAAAGGCGCCACTGTTCATGGTGACTTGGCGCTGTACCCGACGATGTGTCGGCAGTTGTTTGTATTGTAGTTACACTCCTGAATATGCAAAGGACTACGAGTTGGACACGAAAGCAGCAAAAAAGATGGTGGATGAAATCCATGAGTTTGGTTCTCCATGGTTTGGGATAAGCGGGGGCGAACCTCTTGTTCGAGAGGACATCTTTGACGTTATTGCTTATGCCAAAAAGGAGTACGGCATGGAAGTAAGCCTTATCACAAGTGGTTTTGCTTTTGACCAAGACCGCCTAGACAAGCTGGTAAAGCATGAAGTTCACACTGCTGTTAGCGTAGACGGAACCCGCGAATCCAATGACATCATCAGACGCAAAGGCAGCTACGACAAAGCAATTCACGCCATGGAAAAACTTTCTGAAAACGGCATCTTGGACTGTGTAGTAACCACGATGACCAAATACAACATCAAAGACATGGCACACCCCGCAGCTCTTGGAGAAAAATACAACGCCCGCATGGTCGTCTACCACAACCTTGTTCCCGTAGGCAGAGCAGGCAGCAACATGCCTGACCTAGCACCCACCGCAGACGAATACGAAGAAGCATTCAACGAAATCTACGACCTACAAGTAAAACTCGCAAACAAAGTCAAAATCAACGTGTACGCACCCTTCTACGCCCGCATCGTACGCCAACGCAACCCCGTAGACTTCTGGGACTGGTTCCAAAACGGTTTCCTAGGAAGATGCACCATAGGCGGCAACTATATCAGCGTAACAGAAAACGGCGACTACCGAAGCTGCGGCTTCCACGAAGGCTACCGCTTAGGCAACGTCAAAGATAAAAAACTAACCACCGCCTGGAACGAACTCCAACAAAGCGACCTACACCTCAAACTACGCGACAAAACCAACATCAAAGGCCGATGCGGAGTCTGCGAGTACCGCGAAATCTGCGGCGGCTGCCGAACCCGCGCTGAATACTACACTGGTGACCTCTTCGAATCCGACCCAGCATGCAACTACATACCCAAAGTTCTGCGAGACAACCCCAACTACCTCAACGAACTCAAAGAACAACAAAAAGCCTAA
- a CDS encoding class I SAM-dependent methyltransferase family protein: MFEESFSLKVARVYGEKTLTLANKLSLLDRALQIRKDPDGNLHLPISREPDAAELELLQSKVPNLEVERSSFSVKPKKDLTLSEALQNQLPESLLTFVPRALDQIGDIAILELPAELEAYKSVVGEAVLQVHKNIHVVLAKAGAISGTYRIRDYEFLAGENRTRTLYKEYDCTYHVDVAKAYFSPRLSNEHSRVAALTRQNETIADLFAGVGPFAVPIAKNNPTATVYAIDINAEAIALLHENIKLNHVENQIRPLVGDARQIVHEKLRGVADRVIMNLPESANEFVGVACDAVKPSGGIVHFYGFVRKPDTLEDFQNRFVQAVKAAGRKLVAFEHAKTVRETAPYECQAVLDAQIH, translated from the coding sequence ATGTTTGAGGAGTCGTTTTCCTTAAAAGTTGCCAGAGTCTACGGCGAAAAAACGTTGACCTTAGCTAACAAGCTAAGCCTCCTTGATAGGGCGCTGCAAATTAGAAAAGACCCCGACGGCAACTTGCACCTTCCTATCAGCCGCGAACCTGACGCCGCAGAGTTAGAGCTTTTGCAGTCCAAGGTGCCCAATTTGGAAGTTGAGCGTAGCAGTTTTAGCGTGAAACCCAAAAAAGACCTCACGTTATCCGAGGCGCTGCAGAACCAGCTTCCAGAGTCGCTGCTAACGTTTGTTCCTCGCGCGTTAGACCAAATCGGTGACATAGCCATCCTCGAACTCCCCGCTGAGCTCGAAGCCTACAAGTCCGTGGTTGGCGAAGCCGTCTTGCAGGTTCACAAAAACATCCATGTCGTTCTTGCAAAAGCAGGTGCAATTAGCGGAACCTACCGCATACGCGACTACGAATTCTTGGCAGGCGAAAACCGAACCCGCACCCTCTACAAAGAATACGACTGCACCTACCACGTCGATGTAGCAAAAGCCTACTTTAGCCCCCGACTATCCAACGAGCACTCAAGAGTCGCCGCCCTCACACGGCAAAACGAAACCATCGCAGACCTCTTCGCAGGCGTAGGACCCTTCGCTGTTCCCATCGCAAAGAATAACCCAACCGCCACCGTCTACGCCATAGACATAAACGCCGAAGCCATCGCGCTCCTACACGAAAACATCAAACTTAACCACGTAGAAAACCAAATCCGCCCCCTCGTAGGAGACGCCAGACAAATAGTCCACGAGAAGCTTCGCGGCGTAGCTGATAGGGTGATTATGAATCTGCCTGAAAGCGCCAACGAATTTGTTGGTGTAGCCTGCGACGCCGTTAAGCCCTCAGGCGGTATTGTTCACTTTTACGGGTTCGTGCGCAAGCCTGACACGTTAGAAGACTTCCAGAATCGTTTTGTTCAAGCCGTAAAAGCAGCAGGCAGAAAACTCGTCGCCTTTGAGCATGCCAAGACCGTGCGTGAAACTGCCCCCTACGAATGCCAAGCTGTCCTTGACGCCCAAATCCACTAA
- a CDS encoding ribbon-helix-helix protein, CopG family, protein MKLVTVLLPEAYLEGLDELVRSNMYPSRSSVIRSSVRDLLKKELWEKNSGRTR, encoded by the coding sequence ATGAAGCTTGTAACTGTACTATTACCCGAAGCCTACCTAGAAGGACTAGATGAACTCGTACGCTCCAACATGTACCCCAGCCGAAGCAGCGTCATACGCTCCTCAGTAAGAGACCTGCTCAAAAAAGAGCTCTGGGAAAAAAACAGCGGACGCACCCGATAA
- a CDS encoding acylphosphatase — translation MKVRAHVFVSGRVQGVFFRSSTRTQAYELGVNGWVRNLPDDRVEAVFEGEQEAVNKLVDFCRHGPPRAKVTNVDVTWETYTGEFIHFGLG, via the coding sequence TTGAAGGTGCGGGCACACGTATTTGTAAGCGGCAGGGTACAGGGAGTGTTTTTCAGGTCATCCACCCGAACGCAAGCTTACGAGTTAGGCGTAAACGGTTGGGTTCGTAATCTGCCCGACGACCGCGTCGAAGCCGTTTTTGAGGGCGAACAAGAAGCCGTAAACAAACTCGTTGATTTTTGCAGGCATGGACCACCCCGCGCCAAAGTCACCAACGTCGACGTGACATGGGAAACCTACACAGGCGAATTCATACATTTTGGGCTAGGCTAA
- a CDS encoding ATP/GTP-binding protein, whose protein sequence is MPVIFVIGTAGSGKSLFTAAFSDWLKMNKQDVATVNLDPGALRLPYSPDVDVRNYVDATDIMERYGLGPNGAAVMAADLIADEIENITRDVDEAHADLTIVDTPGQMELFAFRASGPYIVNELTREPKALLYLFDAVFSSNPLNYVSNMFLSAAVYNRFFQPQLHLLSKTDLLPKKDSSQIVEWSGNPRALEDAIEAKLEDTHRIFSHNMMHAIKQLGLQFHLTPISAKSQNGFTAANTILERILMQGEKYTT, encoded by the coding sequence GTGCCTGTTATATTTGTTATTGGGACTGCTGGTTCGGGTAAGTCTTTGTTTACGGCGGCTTTTAGTGATTGGCTTAAGATGAATAAGCAAGATGTTGCGACGGTGAATTTGGATCCAGGGGCTTTGCGTTTGCCGTATTCGCCTGATGTTGATGTGCGCAACTATGTGGATGCGACAGATATTATGGAAAGGTATGGTTTGGGTCCTAATGGTGCGGCGGTTATGGCGGCTGATCTTATTGCGGATGAGATTGAGAATATTACGCGGGATGTTGATGAGGCGCATGCGGATTTGACTATTGTGGATACTCCGGGGCAGATGGAGTTGTTTGCGTTTCGCGCTTCAGGACCCTACATCGTCAACGAACTCACGCGGGAGCCTAAGGCGTTGTTGTATTTGTTTGACGCGGTTTTTAGCAGTAACCCGCTTAATTACGTGAGCAACATGTTCCTGTCTGCTGCGGTGTATAACCGTTTCTTCCAGCCCCAACTGCACCTGCTAAGCAAAACCGACCTGCTACCCAAAAAAGACTCCTCCCAAATCGTCGAATGGTCAGGCAACCCCCGCGCCCTTGAAGACGCCATAGAAGCCAAACTTGAAGACACCCACAGAATCTTTAGCCACAACATGATGCACGCAATCAAACAGCTAGGCCTACAATTCCATCTAACGCCCATATCTGCAAAATCTCAAAATGGCTTCACCGCCGCCAACACCATACTAGAACGCATACTAATGCAAGGAGAAAAATACACCACTTAA
- a CDS encoding APC family permease produces the protein MENKEQPSKLKQTLSLWDAVNINVGAIIGGGIFVVTGILADYAGSALVVSMALAAVVALFTALSFVELVSWKPLEGAAYAYTCRLVSPFVGFLTGWMWVIANTFGGAAVSLGFGYYLAVAVPGLPANVVAAMLCLGFTALNFVGVKQSAWLNNVFVLVKLAVLGFFVGFGLLFVKAENFVPFEPFSGGMLLGMCFIFFAFGGFPRVAVLAEEVKDAKRNVPRAILISLLICALVYVVVGAVAVGLVGPSVLASSNAPLTVAMSGSGNPFAVQVLAIGGSVATASVLLAAVLGVSRVAFSMARNHDMPAALGRVHPRFGTPYIAILVIGLVMATVVLFADLASVIAVSTFGLLFSYVCANTSALRLKKQKRLYPKAISVIGLILSLMLMTFIFFATPTSWLTSMLFLAVGIVIYKIKSHLSPQPAQCPT, from the coding sequence ATGGAAAACAAGGAGCAGCCAAGTAAGCTCAAGCAGACTTTGAGCCTGTGGGATGCGGTTAACATAAACGTGGGCGCCATCATCGGCGGAGGCATCTTTGTTGTCACAGGCATCTTGGCTGATTACGCGGGTTCCGCGCTGGTTGTTTCTATGGCTCTAGCCGCAGTGGTAGCCCTGTTCACGGCACTAAGCTTTGTTGAACTGGTCTCTTGGAAGCCCCTGGAAGGCGCCGCCTACGCGTATACGTGCCGTTTGGTTTCGCCCTTTGTTGGGTTCCTGACAGGTTGGATGTGGGTTATCGCAAACACGTTTGGGGGTGCGGCGGTTTCGTTGGGGTTTGGTTATTATTTGGCGGTTGCGGTTCCAGGGTTGCCTGCGAATGTGGTCGCGGCTATGCTTTGTTTGGGGTTTACGGCGTTAAATTTTGTGGGCGTGAAGCAGTCTGCGTGGTTAAATAACGTGTTTGTTTTGGTGAAGCTGGCTGTTCTGGGGTTTTTTGTGGGTTTTGGGCTTCTTTTTGTGAAAGCCGAAAATTTTGTGCCCTTTGAACCTTTTAGCGGCGGCATGCTGCTGGGGATGTGCTTTATCTTCTTTGCCTTTGGCGGATTTCCCCGCGTAGCCGTTCTAGCCGAAGAAGTCAAAGACGCCAAACGCAACGTTCCCCGCGCAATTTTGATTTCCCTGCTAATCTGCGCCTTAGTCTACGTAGTGGTGGGCGCTGTAGCCGTGGGTTTGGTTGGTCCATCGGTTCTGGCTTCCTCCAACGCGCCTCTAACGGTTGCCATGAGCGGTTCAGGAAACCCCTTTGCAGTTCAGGTCTTAGCAATCGGCGGCTCTGTTGCCACGGCTAGTGTTTTGCTGGCGGCGGTTCTTGGGGTCTCACGCGTAGCGTTTTCCATGGCGCGAAACCACGACATGCCCGCTGCTTTAGGACGAGTACATCCAAGGTTTGGAACGCCCTACATAGCAATTCTGGTCATCGGCTTGGTTATGGCAACAGTGGTTTTGTTCGCCGACTTAGCCAGCGTAATCGCCGTAAGCACCTTTGGACTCCTGTTTAGCTACGTCTGCGCAAACACCTCTGCCCTCCGCCTCAAAAAACAAAAACGCCTATACCCCAAAGCCATCTCCGTAATCGGGCTAATTCTAAGTCTCATGCTCATGACCTTTATCTTCTTTGCAACCCCCACCTCATGGCTCACCAGCATGCTCTTTCTTGCCGTTGGCATCGTAATTTACAAAATCAAAAGCCATCTTAGCCCACAACCTGCGCAGTGCCCCACATAA
- a CDS encoding transcriptional regulator, giving the protein MSESPSVREVLGRRIAGEVILSSKPGATMRKWRELFAVSQISLSEKMQLSASVISDYESGRRKSPGAKFIRRFVLGLLQLDQERGSRFIREFEKLTSSPSMAIVDLREFPIPVRVEHLCKAINGEIIADTDRYVKEIQGYTVVDSQKAVEAFSGQEYTQLLGASTERALIFTNVENPSLAMMIVKVSNLKPRVVVFHKEKPDQTTIQIAQHEQIPLIYTTELTIEQLVKSLRKLYRIALRIKLGKRLKPPPKISA; this is encoded by the coding sequence GTGTCTGAGTCGCCAAGTGTTCGCGAGGTTCTGGGTAGAAGAATTGCAGGCGAGGTTATTTTGTCGAGTAAGCCAGGGGCGACTATGCGTAAGTGGCGTGAGTTGTTTGCGGTTTCGCAGATAAGCCTTAGCGAGAAGATGCAGCTCTCCGCCAGCGTTATAAGCGACTATGAAAGCGGCAGAAGAAAAAGCCCAGGCGCCAAATTCATACGCCGATTCGTCCTGGGACTACTGCAGCTTGACCAAGAAAGAGGCAGCCGCTTCATACGCGAATTCGAAAAACTAACCAGCTCCCCAAGCATGGCAATTGTAGATTTGCGCGAATTCCCCATCCCCGTACGCGTCGAACACCTATGCAAAGCCATAAACGGCGAAATCATAGCAGACACAGACAGGTACGTAAAAGAAATCCAAGGCTACACTGTCGTGGATAGCCAAAAAGCCGTAGAAGCATTTAGCGGACAAGAATACACGCAGCTACTAGGCGCAAGCACCGAACGCGCCTTAATCTTCACCAACGTCGAAAACCCCAGCCTAGCCATGATGATAGTCAAAGTCAGCAACCTAAAACCCCGCGTCGTCGTCTTCCACAAAGAAAAACCCGACCAAACCACCATCCAAATCGCCCAACACGAACAAATCCCCCTCATCTACACCACCGAACTCACCATAGAACAACTCGTCAAATCCCTACGCAAACTCTACCGCATAGCCCTACGCATCAAACTAGGCAAACGACTAAAACCCCCACCAAAAATCAGCGCCTAA
- a CDS encoding arcadin 1, giving the protein MFRVRVNKIESTRDVDGNMGKRIELVEEREIQGSGFVMRPQTDEAKMVQDVLQALQQQMPMFPQRQQMAMPKILLFLTEQEYDSLGIEFDVNQIYEVKLADQGIKFTKVS; this is encoded by the coding sequence ATGTTTCGTGTCAGAGTCAATAAAATCGAGTCAACCCGTGACGTAGATGGTAACATGGGAAAACGTATAGAGTTGGTTGAGGAACGTGAGATTCAGGGGTCAGGTTTTGTTATGCGTCCTCAAACTGACGAAGCCAAGATGGTGCAAGATGTCCTTCAAGCCTTGCAGCAGCAGATGCCCATGTTCCCCCAACGCCAACAAATGGCCATGCCCAAAATCCTTCTGTTCCTAACAGAACAAGAATACGACAGCCTAGGCATCGAATTCGACGTCAACCAAATCTACGAAGTCAAACTCGCAGACCAAGGCATAAAATTCACCAAAGTCTCCTAA
- a CDS encoding helix-turn-helix domain-containing protein, with protein sequence MSKKLLLQEEGAVQKVKEISVMQNPQDLKMILDKLSWKILKLLNKEAMYPLEIARKLDIHEQKVYYHIKKLAEAGAIVVEHEEKRKGATAKYYRTVSPAFGIELPGGYTKMQRQSFLGANKQIHSFFKEFIDENGALDAKIVVGSPTPHGPFKTSARDGHYAAHLALFLGQFSKVPEDFAVRLDVDMKAEKEEKNNLILVGGPGTNLLTQELNGFLPVQFNMQSSEQGFLFGGLVSKKTQRVFTVDSAGLIAKIPNPWDDHKSIMVLAGNKAVGTKACVLALTKFWEKTLKNYRDADSFAVVIHGFDLDGDGKVDSIEVSE encoded by the coding sequence GTGAGCAAGAAACTGCTTTTGCAAGAAGAAGGCGCCGTACAAAAGGTTAAAGAAATCAGCGTCATGCAAAACCCCCAAGACCTGAAAATGATTCTTGACAAGTTAAGCTGGAAAATCCTAAAACTCCTCAACAAAGAAGCCATGTACCCACTGGAAATCGCCCGCAAACTAGACATCCACGAACAAAAAGTGTACTACCACATAAAAAAACTTGCAGAAGCAGGCGCCATAGTTGTGGAGCACGAAGAGAAACGCAAAGGCGCAACCGCCAAGTACTACCGCACCGTTTCCCCCGCGTTTGGCATAGAACTTCCCGGCGGCTACACCAAAATGCAGCGGCAGTCATTTCTGGGAGCAAACAAGCAAATACACAGCTTCTTTAAAGAATTCATTGACGAGAACGGTGCTTTGGATGCAAAAATCGTTGTCGGCAGCCCAACGCCTCATGGACCTTTCAAAACCAGCGCCCGAGACGGTCACTACGCGGCGCATCTTGCATTGTTTTTGGGGCAGTTCAGTAAGGTTCCAGAAGATTTCGCCGTTAGGTTGGATGTGGATATGAAGGCGGAGAAGGAGGAGAAGAACAATTTGATTTTGGTTGGGGGTCCAGGCACGAATTTGCTAACGCAGGAGCTTAACGGGTTTTTGCCTGTGCAGTTTAATATGCAGTCTTCAGAGCAGGGGTTTTTGTTTGGCGGCTTGGTTTCCAAGAAAACACAGCGGGTTTTCACGGTTGACTCAGCAGGGTTAATAGCCAAGATTCCTAATCCGTGGGATGACCACAAGAGCATAATGGTTTTGGCTGGAAACAAGGCGGTTGGAACTAAAGCGTGTGTTTTGGCGTTGACAAAGTTCTGGGAAAAAACGCTAAAGAACTACCGTGACGCAGACAGCTTCGCAGTGGTTATTCACGGTTTTGATTTGGACGGGGATGGTAAAGTGGATTCAATTGAGGTTTCAGAGTAA
- a CDS encoding flavodoxin family protein has protein sequence MKVLGLVGSPRKGGNTDLLVDAVLFGAGAAGGVVEKLYLYDAKIMPCVDCRACKTGGFKCVLGDSMQQLYGKLEDADVLVFGTPLYWYGPTAQMKLFLDRLRPYIASGKLEGKKAVLIVPSQEGADACRSTVGMFEASFKYLGVDLVGKLLPTAYEKAEIKKQPDTLTQAFELGKTL, from the coding sequence ATGAAGGTTCTTGGTTTAGTGGGCAGTCCCCGAAAGGGTGGCAACACGGATTTGCTTGTTGATGCGGTTTTGTTTGGCGCAGGCGCAGCTGGCGGCGTGGTGGAGAAGCTGTATTTGTATGATGCAAAGATTATGCCCTGCGTAGACTGCCGAGCATGCAAAACAGGGGGTTTCAAATGCGTTTTGGGTGATTCTATGCAGCAGCTTTACGGCAAACTTGAAGACGCAGACGTTTTGGTTTTTGGGACGCCGCTGTACTGGTATGGACCTACCGCGCAGATGAAACTGTTCTTGGATAGGCTGCGACCCTACATAGCCTCAGGGAAACTAGAGGGCAAAAAAGCTGTTCTAATTGTTCCGTCGCAGGAGGGCGCGGATGCCTGCCGCTCAACCGTGGGCATGTTCGAGGCTTCGTTCAAGTATCTTGGCGTAGACTTGGTGGGTAAACTGTTGCCTACCGCGTATGAAAAGGCGGAGATAAAAAAGCAGCCTGACACGCTAACCCAAGCCTTTGAGCTGGGCAAAACCCTGTAG
- a CDS encoding orotidine 5'-phosphate decarboxylase: MSFKQQMEAASKTKQSSIVLALDFPYQPPSQRADLLQKALGLLEAVNPHICAVKINHHLTLPLGLFDGIQKIVSAAHSYGLPAIMDCKANDIGATNTVIAKYYFEAGFDVLIANPFIGWEEGLKPIFDEANAQNRGVILLTYMSHKGASQGYGQTIQPQETNSATKQYLSFARAALEYGASGAVVGATVPEKIREIHKVLQDTVPIYSPGVGAQGGAALAAVEAGARYLIIGREITNSQNPEESARKLKNSLL, encoded by the coding sequence GTGTCGTTTAAGCAGCAAATGGAAGCAGCCTCAAAAACCAAGCAATCCAGCATCGTCCTCGCATTAGATTTTCCTTACCAACCCCCTTCACAGCGCGCTGACCTGTTGCAGAAAGCGTTGGGTCTTCTTGAAGCGGTTAACCCGCACATTTGCGCTGTGAAAATCAATCATCACCTTACTTTGCCGCTGGGTTTGTTTGATGGCATCCAAAAAATTGTCTCTGCTGCCCACAGCTACGGATTGCCCGCGATTATGGATTGCAAAGCAAACGACATAGGCGCAACCAACACGGTCATTGCCAAGTACTATTTTGAAGCAGGCTTTGACGTGCTTATTGCTAACCCGTTCATCGGCTGGGAAGAAGGCTTAAAACCCATATTCGACGAAGCAAACGCGCAGAACCGCGGCGTTATCTTGCTAACGTACATGAGCCACAAAGGCGCCAGTCAAGGCTACGGACAAACCATACAACCCCAAGAAACAAACTCCGCGACCAAACAGTACCTCTCTTTTGCGCGGGCTGCCCTTGAGTATGGCGCTTCGGGTGCTGTGGTAGGCGCTACAGTTCCAGAGAAAATCCGCGAAATCCACAAGGTACTCCAAGATACGGTGCCGATTTACTCTCCAGGCGTGGGCGCTCAAGGCGGAGCGGCTTTGGCGGCAGTTGAGGCGGGGGCGCGTTACTTAATTATTGGACGCGAAATTACAAATTCGCAAAACCCCGAAGAGTCCGCGCGTAAACTCAAAAATTCGCTGCTTTAA
- a CDS encoding DUF371 domain-containing protein: MPVHEVVEVVFGFGHEKVQATHKSTVEFTKEADLTWQGDCILVVSADKGAADLSTEFKELLRSPQAKLTVQIQVGNLTEQLQAQGSPQLSLTHPNEMVIRKSLFTSERTLAINADKAANDLSRELAKKLQNPKQQAKITLTVRA, from the coding sequence ATGCCTGTGCATGAAGTGGTGGAGGTTGTTTTCGGGTTTGGGCATGAAAAGGTGCAGGCTACCCACAAATCCACAGTAGAGTTCACTAAAGAAGCGGATTTGACGTGGCAGGGCGACTGCATACTTGTCGTGTCAGCAGATAAGGGCGCAGCTGATTTGAGCACAGAATTCAAAGAGCTACTACGCAGTCCCCAAGCCAAACTTACCGTGCAAATCCAAGTAGGCAACCTCACAGAACAACTACAAGCGCAGGGCTCCCCACAACTTAGCCTAACCCACCCCAACGAGATGGTCATACGCAAAAGCCTCTTCACCTCCGAGCGCACCCTAGCCATCAACGCCGACAAAGCCGCCAACGACCTCTCGCGCGAACTCGCCAAAAAACTACAAAACCCAAAGCAGCAAGCAAAAATCACGTTAACCGTCAGGGCTTAG
- the rtcA gene encoding RNA 3'-terminal phosphate cyclase: MFEIDGSQKSGSGTILRLAVALAAIKAESLHLTNIRQSRPKPGLRPQHLQAVLTAAKLCNAKTQGATLDSQDLHFEPHELKGGNFNVEIGTAGSIPMLFLTVLPICLYTKQPVTLHVCKGGTDTRQAPTMNYLRYVLLPSLERMGVKAQITVQSYGYYPKGMGEATLTVKPAATLKPFCIEDFGKVTSVEGVSVCTFLSDRQVARRQAEAAEQFLAQKGYKANIHVVDDTSNPLRQKGSSIALWAKTSTGALIGADAIGELGKSSEQVGNQAAEKLCTELSAKATVDDNLADMLIPYVALAQGHSEFLAHKVSGHLDANLWLAERMLGVRFNVNRVQTLYRVQKVG, encoded by the coding sequence TTGTTTGAAATCGACGGAAGCCAAAAAAGCGGCAGCGGAACCATTCTGCGATTAGCAGTTGCGTTAGCCGCCATAAAAGCCGAATCCCTGCACTTAACCAACATACGCCAGAGCCGCCCCAAACCTGGGTTAAGACCTCAGCATCTGCAAGCAGTTCTCACAGCAGCAAAACTGTGCAACGCAAAAACCCAAGGCGCGACATTAGACAGCCAAGACCTCCACTTCGAACCCCACGAGCTAAAAGGCGGCAACTTCAACGTGGAAATTGGGACAGCGGGAAGCATACCAATGCTGTTTCTAACCGTACTGCCCATTTGCCTATACACCAAGCAACCCGTAACGCTGCATGTGTGCAAAGGCGGAACCGACACCCGACAAGCCCCAACCATGAACTACCTGCGATATGTGCTTTTGCCCTCGCTTGAACGAATGGGCGTTAAAGCCCAGATAACAGTGCAAAGCTATGGTTACTATCCAAAAGGCATGGGCGAAGCAACGCTCACAGTGAAGCCAGCGGCGACTCTGAAACCTTTTTGCATTGAAGATTTTGGCAAGGTCACAAGTGTTGAGGGCGTTTCGGTCTGCACGTTTCTATCAGACAGGCAAGTTGCACGGCGGCAAGCTGAAGCTGCAGAGCAGTTTCTAGCTCAAAAAGGCTACAAAGCAAACATCCACGTTGTAGATGACACTTCAAACCCCCTGCGACAGAAGGGCAGCTCAATTGCGTTGTGGGCAAAAACCAGCACAGGCGCTCTTATAGGCGCAGACGCCATCGGGGAACTGGGCAAATCCAGCGAACAAGTCGGCAACCAAGCCGCAGAAAAACTATGCACCGAACTTTCCGCAAAAGCAACCGTAGACGACAACTTGGCTGATATGCTAATTCCCTACGTGGCGTTGGCGCAGGGGCATTCAGAGTTTTTGGCTCACAAGGTTTCAGGTCATTTGGATGCTAACCTTTGGCTAGCCGAGAGGATGCTTGGGGTGCGCTTCAACGTTAATAGAGTCCAAACCCTATATAGGGTACAAAAAGTTGGCTAA